A single genomic interval of Musa acuminata AAA Group cultivar baxijiao chromosome BXJ3-4, Cavendish_Baxijiao_AAA, whole genome shotgun sequence harbors:
- the LOC103981481 gene encoding high mobility group B protein 14 — translation MKTRAKSAEATATAMKPKVAPTKKKSRKKPSASSSAKDDHRDKPKKPPTAFFYYLEDFRKTYQQENPNVKSMRDIGKACGEKWKTMSFEEKVAYYDIATEKRAEFEKAMAAYIKRKESGEMSEESDDYE, via the exons ATGAAGACGAGAGCAAAGAGCGCCGAAGCCACCGCGACGGCGATGAAGCCCAAAGTTGCCCCTACCAAGAAGAAATCCAGGAAGAAGCCGTCGGCCTCCTCCTCTGCCAAGGACGATCACCGCGACAAGCCCAAGAAGCCTCCCACCGCTTTTTTCTACTACCT AGAAGATTTTCGGAAGACTTACCAACAAGAAAATCCAAATGTCAAATCCATGCGGGAT ATTGGTAAGGCATGTGGGGAGAAGTGGAAAACAATGTCATTTGAG GAAAAGGTTGCTTACTATGACATAGCTACAGAAAAACGAGCCGAGTTTGAGAAGGCCATGGCAGCATATATCAAGAGAAAG GAAAGCGGTGAGATGTCCGAGGAATCTGATGACTATGAGTAA
- the LOC135583836 gene encoding transcription factor VOZ1-like produces MGKNCKSGSHRLFKAKAKNRVDDLQGMFNDLQSARKESRIADIAVLEEQVHQMLREWRAELNEVSPACSLQGNVKESSDLFSETLRLLQLSEEEDDATSKPAELALRSTPKPEELDVSKPGVGYIQGRENAAFQDDYYVNQEIAGHEFPHVYQYESNLPIGPHDVVLNCLEGTTYLDYQLYNLQQEMADHLYDNISVEHDGADVFPHMSDLLPTICPPPSAFLRPKCALWDCPRPAQGSEWCQDYCSSFHANLAVSEGPPGMTPVLRPGGIDLKDGPLFAALNARTEGKNVGIPVCEGAATAKSPWNAPELFDLSVLEGESLREWLFFDKPRRAFESGNRKQRSLPDYCGRGWHESRKQILKEYGGFKRSYYMDPQPLNNFEWHMYEYEINNCDAFALYRLEFKLVYPKKGAKAKLTSNPLADFQQQMVKLNSNKSMDNKKITKNKTKVNQDTVGNSYSTSVVANQQETTASVFHASEQVDSSNKNSACGPSHQYVYSIGSFNDDYIT; encoded by the exons ATGGgaaagaattgcaaatcagggtcGCACCGGCTGTTCAAAGCGAAGGCGAAGAACCGGGTGGACGACCTCCAGGGGATGTTCAATGATCTTCAGTCCGCCCGCAAAGAGAGCCGCATCGCCGACATAGCCGTCCTCGAGGAGCAGGTCCATCAGATGCTCCGCGAGTGGAGGGCCGAGCTCAACGAGGTCTCCCCGGCTTGCTCCTTGCAA GGGAACGTCAAGGAATCATCGGATCTGTTCTCAGAGACCCTACGGCTGTTGCAACTGAGCGAAGAGGAGGATGACGCCACGAGCAAGCCAGCTGAGCTGGCACTCAGGAGCACTCCAAAGCCTGAGGAGTTGGATGTGTCCAAACCTGGTGTGGGGTACATCCAAGGCAGAGAAAATGCTGCCTTTCAAGAT GATTATTATGTGAATCAGGAAATAGCAGGGCATGAGTTCCCACACGTTTATCAATATGAAAGCAACCTTCCTATTGGACCACATGATGTTGTATTGAATTGTTTGGAGGGGACAACTTATTTGGATTATCAGCTGTACAATTTGCAACAGGAAATGGCTGATCATCTGTATGACAACATTTCAGTAGAGCATGATGGGGCTGATGTTTTTCCACATATGTCAGACTTACTGCCAACTATATGTCCTCCGCCATCTGCATTTTTAAGACCAAAGTGTGCACTTTGGGACTGTCCACGTCCTGCTCAGGGATCAGAATGGTGCCAAGATTACTGTAGTAGCTTTCATGCTAACCTAGCAGTAAGTGAAGGCCCTCCTGGTATGACACCAGTGCTGCGTCCCGGAGGTATTGATCTGAAGGATGGGCCACTTTTTGCTGCGCTTAATGCAAGGACAGAAGGAAAAAACGTTGGTATTCCAGTATGTGAAGGTGCTGCAACTGCAAAGTCTCCCTGGAACGCCCCAG AGTTGTTTGATCTTTCCGTTCTCGAAGGAGAATCACTTAGAGAATGGCTCTTCTTTGACAAGCCAAGGAGGGCATTTGAGAGTGGGAATCGGAAGCAAAGGTCATTGCCAGATTATTGTGGTCGTGGTTGGCATGAATCCAGGAAGCAGATTTTGAAAGAATATGGAGGTTTTAAAAGGTCCTATTACATGGATCCGCAACCTCTGAACAACTTCGAGTGGCATATGTATGAATATGAAATCAACAACTGTGATGCCTTTGCCTTATACAGGCTAGAATTTAAGCTTGTTTATCCAAAGAAAGGTGCCAAAGCAAAATTGACTAGCAATCCACTTGCTGATTTTCAACAGCAGATGGTAAAGCTCAACTCGAACAAGTCCATGGACAACAAGAAGATTACCAAGAACAAGACAAAAGTAAATCAGGATACTGTTGGAAATAGTTATTCAACTTCAGTAGTGGCAAATCAACAGGAAACTACAGCAAGTGTGTTTCATGCTTCTGAGCAGGTGGATTCGTCGAACAAGAATTCTGCTTGTGGGCCCAGTCACCAATATGTTTATTCAATTGGGAGcttcaatgatgattatataacgTAA
- the LOC135635311 gene encoding uncharacterized protein At4g18257-like, translating into MGKEQEEEQRKKRVESLGWLTESSVMPKKHKAIEGVGASSIVELKAQLYRSQEEARKAKEAVPDAEFLRAKKKPLPSDLFSHKNAGVESRANKDKLELKAMEDGSAVYSALEKKAELYEKLARGELPDEEENEKYCVDFFHKTLEQDEPQQPEDHDTHNGVTPEKEDGNDDELLLNGRPFGLGRTSGNVDKDEHKRFVREIHEEASQARAKATTLKLRRQEQEASRREKLRQAYLRKQLEKLTAAKQMATSENCSQPVNAEVSQK; encoded by the exons ATGGGGAAAGAGCAAGAAGAGGAGCAGAGGAAGAAGCGGGTGGAGTCGCTGGGATGGCTGACGGAGTCGTCGGTGATGCCGAAGAAGCACAAGGCCATCGAGGGCGTCGGAGCCTCCTCCATTGTCGAGCTCAAGGCTCAGCTGTACCGTTCCCAGGAGGAGGCCCGCAAGGCCAAGGAGGCGGTCCCCGACGCAGAGTTCCTTCGCGCCAAGAAAAAGCCCCTCCCCTCCGACCTCTTCTCTCACAAGAACGCCGGCGTCGAGAGCCGCGCCAACAA AGACAAGCTGGAGCTGAAAGCTATGGAAGATGGCTCAGCTGTTTATTCAGCTTTAGAGAAGAAGGCTGAACTGTACGAGAAACTAGCTAGAGGTGAGCTCCCTGATGAAGAGGAGAATGAGAAGTATTGTGTTGACTTTTTCCACAAGACCCTTGAGCAAGATGAACCCCAGCAGCCAGAAGACCATGACACTCATAACGGTGTAACACCAGAAAAGGAAGATGGTAATGATGATGAATTGCTGCTAAATGGAAGACCATTTGGTCTTGGTCGTACCAGTGGCAATGTGGACAAGGATGAGCATAAACGCTTTGTAAG GGAAATCCATGAGGAGGCAAGCCAGGCAAGAGCAAAGGCAACAACACTAAAGTTGCGTCGGCAGGAGCAGGAAGCTTCACGTCGTGAGAAACTTAGGCAGGCTTATCTCAGGAAACAGCTGGAAAAATTGACCGCTGCCAAACAAATGGCCACGAGTGAGAATTGCTCGCAACCTGTGAATGCTGAGGTTTCTCAGAAATAG